CTCCATTTACTATGTGCCCGACACCTGGGAGAATTACGCCCGGGTGGCCGCTGTGATCAGTGATCGCCACGCCGAGTGGCGAGGCAAGAAATGAAGTTCGACAGTTGCGTGGTACTTCTAAACCGGGAACAGGAATGAAGATTGTTCCACCCACCACGCGTGCTTCCTGGAAAACTGAGGAGATGCCTTCGGAGCGGGCGCCTCTTTGGCTGGGTGAGGTCTACACCCTAGAGGAGTTTGAGAGTATCCGCTATGGGTTTCTTCCAGGGCAAATGGAAGATAAGTGGTTTATTTTCTATGAGGATTCCTGGCTCTACTTGCACCGCAGTTGGACAGGGTACTGCATTTTTGCCCTTAAGTTTGAGCCATTGGACGACGGCTTCGCCATCATTGAATCTTGGGTCAACACCGATCCCAGGCAATATGGCGAGAGGAGTCTGCCTGTCAACCAATGGCAGGCCAGACATCTGGTGCAAACACTAATAGACTATGAACCACTTCATTACTATCAGGAATCATCCAGAGTGCTTTCTGCCAATGCTTTCGAAACCCATTCGAAGAAAACCCGCACGTTTAGGTTTTACTCGGTTTCTAGCGGAATGCTGACGCTTGATGTCAAGGGCGAGGTGCTAATCCTGGGCCCTGGTGATCAAGCCAGCATAAGCGAGGGCCAAACATTCAGATTGAGCAATGAGGGAACAGAACCTGTGCTCTTCCTAGAGCGCATAGACGGCCTCACGCCGGTTACAGAGGAGAATCTATGACCCAATTCAGCAATCAACTGGCCGAGTACACCGGCCCCGAGTGGCTGACCGCCAAGCGCCAGGAGTCCCTGGAGCTGTTCAACACCCTGTCCGTGCCCACCGAAAGCGTTGAAGCCTGGAAATACACCCAGGTGGACGTGGACTTTGCCGCGCTGCGCCCCCACGGCAAGCGCGAAGCGGTGAGCGACATCAGCGCCCTGCCGAAGAGCGTGCAGGAGCGCCTGAGCAGCACCGACGTGGGTGCTTTTCTGGTGCTGGACGGCCCGGATGTGGTGTACCGCACCGAACTGCCCGCCGAGCTGAGCGCCAAGGGCGTGATCTTTACCGACCTGAAAACGGCGGTGGAACAGCACGCCGACAAGGTGCAGCAGTACCTCTATTCCGTGGTGCCCGCCGAAGTGCCCGACGACACCACCATTGCGGCGCCCGGCACCACCCCCAGCAAGAGCCCGGACCCCAGCGAGGGCAAGTTCAGCGCGCTGGCGGCAGCCCTGTGGACCAACGGCGCGTTCATGTACGTGCCGCGTGGCGTGGAGGTGGAGCTGCCCCTGGGCTCCTTCCGCGTGATGAGTGAGGCTGGGACCTACACCGCCACCCGCACCCTGGTGGTGGCCGAGGAAAACGCGCAGGTCACCTTTATTGATGAGCAGGCCAGT
The window above is part of the Deinococcus aquaedulcis genome. Proteins encoded here:
- a CDS encoding cupin domain-containing protein, translated to MIATPSGEARNEVRQLRGTSKPGTGMKIVPPTTRASWKTEEMPSERAPLWLGEVYTLEEFESIRYGFLPGQMEDKWFIFYEDSWLYLHRSWTGYCIFALKFEPLDDGFAIIESWVNTDPRQYGERSLPVNQWQARHLVQTLIDYEPLHYYQESSRVLSANAFETHSKKTRTFRFYSVSSGMLTLDVKGEVLILGPGDQASISEGQTFRLSNEGTEPVLFLERIDGLTPVTEENL